CTTTCTGTCCTACCAGATTTCCGAAGAGGAAGGTCACCGGAACGCCGGCCGGCTGATCAAGGAAGCCGGCGCCCAGGCCGTCAAGATCGAGGGCGGTGCAGAAATTGCCGGTCTGGTTCGTCGTCTGGGGCTGTCGATGATTCCGGTCATCGGCCATATCGGCATGAAACCGATGGGTGTTCACCAGATGGGAGGATTTCGCGTGCAGGGACGGAATGCCGCAAGTCGCCGCCAGATTTTGAATGATGCCGAAGCCCTGCTGGAAGCAGGCGTGTGTGCCCTGCTTCTGGAAGCCATACCCGCCAGCCTGGGAGAGGAAATCACGCGCCTCTCGCCTGTTCCGACCATCGGGATTGGCGCGGGGCCCCATACAAACGGCCAGGTTCTGGTGTTTCATGACCTCGTCGGCTGGACCCCCGCTCCTCTTCCGCGCTTTGTCCGGGGCTTCGGAAAGGCGGGGAGCGTAATGGAAGACGCCCTTTCTCAATTCCGGACGGCCGTCCAGAACAGAAGCTTTCCGGCTCCGGAAGAGACCTACGGGGAAGAGCAGAAAGCGTCCCCTCGCAAAACAGCGAAACCTAAAGGAAAGGACGAATGACATGGCCTGGATCTTTACCTATAACGAATTGATGTGGGATTTTCCCTATCCCCACCAGATGAGGAAAAAAGCCCTTCTGGAGGAACACCACCGGTCATTCAACTATCTGATGACCGATCGATGGGGAACGCCCTCCACCCCCTCACCAGGACTCGGATTTGAAACCAGCGGGGATTGCCGGGGATATGCCTACCTTGTTCCCGAAGAGGAAGAGGACGACGTTCTCGAGAATCTCGAGAAGATCCACGGGGAACACTTTCTCCTGAAGGAATCGTCGATCATTGTGGACAATCAGTCGAGCGAGGAAGCCTTCTTCTTTCTTTCGAACCGCAGCCACCCGGACTATATCGGCAAGCTCGTTCCCCAGGAAATCGTCAAGATTGCCCAGCAGGGGGCGGGACCTTGCGGGACCGGAACCGACTGGCTCATTTATCTTTATGAGAAATTCCTTGAGATCGGCATTTCGGATCTTGCCACCGACGCGGTCATGAGCGCTCTCCGGTGGCACGGGATCGGAGGAGACACCGGCCACGCCCATGGAAGCTGAAAAGAGCGCCCGGCCTCTCTTCAAGGCAACGACATGGAATGTCAACTCTCTGAAGGTGCGGCTTCCCCAGGTTCTCGACTGGCTTCTCCGGGAAAAAGCGGATGTGGTCTGCCTCCAGGAAACCAAGCTGCCGGACGCCCAGTTTCCCTTTCAGGCGTTCCGGGAGATTGGTTATGACGCCGTCTGGTCAGGACAACCGACCTACAACGGTGTCGCGATCCTGTCGAACACGCCCATTGAAATGACGGAAACCTCCATGGACGACCACCCGGATGACCACAGGCGCTTCCTCTCCGCCCGGGTCAGAGGGGTCCGGATCGTCAACGTGTATGTTCCCAACGGTCAGGATCTCGATTCCCCAAAGTTCGCCTACAAGCTGGAATGGCTGAATCGCCTGACCCGTTATATCGAAAAAGTCCGGGCGGCTCCGGATCCGGTTCTGCTGATGGGGGACTTCAATATTGTCCCGGGCGACCTCGATACCTGGGATCCGGCAGGCTTCAAGGACCAGATTTTCCATTCCCCTCCGGAGAGGAACGCCCTGGGAAACATCTTCCGGACGGGATTTGCGGACCTTTACAGGACACTTTATCCCGACCGCCAGGAATTCTCCTGGTGGGATTACCGGATGGGAAGTTTCCACCGGAACCGGGGTCTCCGGATTGATCTGATCCTGTCCACCCCGCCGCTCTCGGAACAGTGTCAGGAGGTTTTCATCGAC
The sequence above is drawn from the Leptospirillum ferriphilum ML-04 genome and encodes:
- the xth gene encoding exodeoxyribonuclease III produces the protein MEAEKSARPLFKATTWNVNSLKVRLPQVLDWLLREKADVVCLQETKLPDAQFPFQAFREIGYDAVWSGQPTYNGVAILSNTPIEMTETSMDDHPDDHRRFLSARVRGVRIVNVYVPNGQDLDSPKFAYKLEWLNRLTRYIEKVRAAPDPVLLMGDFNIVPGDLDTWDPAGFKDQIFHSPPERNALGNIFRTGFADLYRTLYPDRQEFSWWDYRMGSFHRNRGLRIDLILSTPPLSEQCQEVFIDREARKAERPSDHVPVTALFAL
- the panB gene encoding 3-methyl-2-oxobutanoate hydroxymethyltransferase — translated: MASQPMTIDQFPIRKKEGPPLTMVTAYDAPTARLLSRAGIDIALVGDSVAMVVQGLENTLPVTIDEMIYHTRMVRNGLDGPLLVADMPFLSYQISEEEGHRNAGRLIKEAGAQAVKIEGGAEIAGLVRRLGLSMIPVIGHIGMKPMGVHQMGGFRVQGRNAASRRQILNDAEALLEAGVCALLLEAIPASLGEEITRLSPVPTIGIGAGPHTNGQVLVFHDLVGWTPAPLPRFVRGFGKAGSVMEDALSQFRTAVQNRSFPAPEETYGEEQKASPRKTAKPKGKDE
- a CDS encoding gamma-glutamylcyclotransferase, which encodes MAWIFTYNELMWDFPYPHQMRKKALLEEHHRSFNYLMTDRWGTPSTPSPGLGFETSGDCRGYAYLVPEEEEDDVLENLEKIHGEHFLLKESSIIVDNQSSEEAFFFLSNRSHPDYIGKLVPQEIVKIAQQGAGPCGTGTDWLIYLYEKFLEIGISDLATDAVMSALRWHGIGGDTGHAHGS